The Enterobacter asburiae genomic sequence TGGATGATGCTGATAAAACGCGTGATACCAGCCGTCAAACCATACCAGGCCATTCGGGTCGTTCATCCAGCCGGCACGCGCGGCGAGGTGGTAACGCGGATACCATCGCAGGTTAAAACTGCCTTGTCTGGCCTGCAGTTCCTGTTCAGCTTTGGCAATGGAATACGTCATGTGTCTACTCTTTTCAGTCAGATGGTGGAAGGTTGCGGCATTAACGGGTCAGAAGAGGACTTACCCGAGCGCAACAGGAAGATGGAGATGAGCGTGGTGCTGAAAACTAACAGGCCCATAATGAGATAGGACTGGGCAAAGCCGTATTTCTCATAGCTGTAACCGGCCAGCGGCGACAGGACCGAGGCGATCACCGAGCTTGTACAGGCAAAGCCCACCAGATAGAGGGTGGAAGAGAGCCGCTTATCAAAATGCAGGCTGTTATATTTAAAGATTGAGACCAGCAAAACGGGCAGTTCAACCGCGTGCAATAGCTTGGTAATGGAGATCAATACCGGCCCCTCAACCAGGCCCGATGCCACCATACGCATCGCCATCACCATTCCCGCGAAAATCAGGCCATTTTTCGCACCGAGGCGATTCACCAGCCACGGGGCGCAAAACATACCCGCAGCCTCAAGGAAAACCTGGAAGGAGTTGAGATAGCCGTACATGGCGTTTCCTTCCTGTAACGTCGGGAACTGGGAGGAGAAATAGACCGGGAACTGCTGGTCATAAACGCCATAAATACAGGTGCCGATAACGAAAAATACCAGCGCCCAGAAGCGCGGCAGCGTCAGCAGGCGCAAGGCATCTTCCAGAGTGACCTTACCGCCGGACACCGCTTCCTGCATGGCGTGCGGGGCGGAAGAGACCCTGAGACGCGC encodes the following:
- a CDS encoding MFS transporter; protein product: MMKTHRSHSYPLLSALLFFFFVTWSSSGSLLSIWLHQEVGLKAGDTGVIYAVLSVSALFAQICYGFIQDKLGLRKNLLWFLTSLLVLSGPAFLLFGYLLQINVLLGSIFGGIFIGLTFNGGIGVLESYTERVARQSQFEFGKARMWGSLGWAAATFFAGLLFNINPKLNFAVASCAGLVFFVLLARLRVSSAPHAMQEAVSGGKVTLEDALRLLTLPRFWALVFFVIGTCIYGVYDQQFPVYFSSQFPTLQEGNAMYGYLNSFQVFLEAAGMFCAPWLVNRLGAKNGLIFAGMVMAMRMVASGLVEGPVLISITKLLHAVELPVLLVSIFKYNSLHFDKRLSSTLYLVGFACTSSVIASVLSPLAGYSYEKYGFAQSYLIMGLLVFSTTLISIFLLRSGKSSSDPLMPQPSTI